A single region of the Salmo salar chromosome ssa16, Ssal_v3.1, whole genome shotgun sequence genome encodes:
- the LOC106574202 gene encoding serine--pyruvate aminotransferase, mitochondrial isoform X2: protein MGGAPLYMDKQGIDILYSGSQKVLNAPPGTAPISFSERACQKVFNRKTKPVSFFLDMTWLANYWGCDGKPARIYHHTAPVSAFYSLRESLAILAEQGLENSWQRHREVAEYFHEGLENMGLKLFVKNKNARLPTVTTIVAPPGYDWKEITSYIMKNHNLEISGGLGPSVGQVLRVGLMGGNSSKASVDMVLEALRDALRYCHKSKV from the exons ATGGGAGGTGCCCCACTTTACATGGACAAACAAG GTATCGACATCCTGTACTCTGGCTCACAGAAGGTCCTGAATGCCCCACCTGGGACTGCTCCCATTTCCTTCAGTGAAAGAGCATG CCAGAAAGTATTCAATCGGAAAACAAAGCCAGTGTCGTTCTTCCTGGACATGACCTGGCTGGCAAACTATTGGGGTTGTGACGGCAAACCTGCCAGAAT ATACCACCACACTGCGCCTGTGTCTGCCTTCTACTCTCTCCGGGAGAGTCTGGCTATCCTCGCTGAACAG GGTCTGGAGAACTCCTGGCAAAGACATCGGGAAGTAGCAGAATACTTCCATGAAGGCCTAGAGAACATGGGCCTCAAACTGTTTGTGAAAAACAAG AACGCCAGGTTGCCCACGGTAACCACTATAGTAGCTCCCCCTGGATATGACTGGAAGGAGATCACCAGCTACATCATGAAGAATCACAACCTAGAAATCTCTGGAGGACTGGGACCATCCGTTGGCCAG GTGCTGCGTGTGGGACTGATGGGGGGTAACAGCAGCAAAGCcagtgttgacatggtgctggaggcCCTGAGAGATGCTCTCAGATACTGTCATAAAAGCAAAGTATAA